GACGGCTTTAACGGCGACATGCATGGCGAACTGACCATGGTCAGTTCGCGAGAAATGCGTACACGTTTCACCGGCAAGGGTGTCATGCAGTTAGACGCCGAGCAGGCGCCGAAACAGTTGCAGCACATGGCCACCGGCGAGCCGGTGAATATTGAGCATAGCGAGAAATCCACCTGGGTCTCGGCGGACTGCGGCGCCCTGCAATCCTCTGAATTCAATTACTGACAAGAATCACTGGCTAACCAGCCACTCACGCAGGACCTCCGACCCATGCTGGTCCAGCATGGGTGGTGGCAGGCGATAACTGACAGGCGTTCGCGACAGACGAATCGGATTGGCCACCAGCTCCAGCTCTCCGGACAAAGGGTGTTCCATCCTGATCTTCAAGCCACGCGCCTGCACCTGTGGATCAGCGAACACCTGTTCCAGGTTATTGATCGGGCCACAGGGCACACCCGCCTGCTCCAAATCAGCAATCCATTGCGTAGTGGTATGAAATACCGTGACTTGCCGTATCAGCGGAATCAACTCGGCCCGGTGCGCGACCCGCGCGGCATTGCTGGCAAATCGACCGTCCAGCGCCCACTCAGGATGGCCAGCGACGCCGCAGAACTTGGCAAACTGCGCATCATTACCCACCGTGAGAATGAAATCACCATCGGCCGTGGGGAAATCCTGATAAGGCACGATATTCGGATGCGCATTGCCCATGCGCCGCGGAGGCTGGCCAGTAGTCAGATAATTAAGGCTCTGATTGGCCAGGCAGGCAACCTGGACATCCAGCAGCGCCAGATCAATGTATTGACCTTGCCCGCTACGCTCCCGCTCGGCCAGCGCAGCCAGAATCGCGTTGCTGGCATACAGCCCGGTGAGAATGTCCGTCAGCGCCACGCCAACCTTGACCGGCCCAGCGCCGGCCTCATCATCCGCGCGCCCGGTCACACTCATCAAGCCGCCAAGCCCCTGAATCATGAAGTCGTACCCGGCGCGCTGGGCATAAGGCCCATCCTGACCAAAGCCGGTGATCGAGCAGAAAATCAGCCGCGGATTGATCGCCTGCAGACTGGCGTAATCCAGCCCATAAGCTGCCAACCCACCAACTTTGAAATTCTCGATCAGCACATCCGCGTGCCTTACCAACTCTCGCAAGCTCTGCTGGCCCTGCGGCTGGGTGAAATCGATTGCCAGTGAACGCTTGTTACGGTTGGCAGACAGATAGTAGGCCGCTTCCGAGGTATCTCGCCCCTGCGTATCCTTGAGATACGGCGGCCCCCAGGCGCGAGTGT
This genomic stretch from Halopseudomonas pelagia harbors:
- a CDS encoding CaiB/BaiF CoA transferase family protein → MDALSGLKVLDLSRVLAGPWAGQMLADLGADVVKIERPVVGDDTRAWGPPYLKDTQGRDTSEAAYYLSANRNKRSLAIDFTQPQGQQSLRELVRHADVLIENFKVGGLAAYGLDYASLQAINPRLIFCSITGFGQDGPYAQRAGYDFMIQGLGGLMSVTGRADDEAGAGPVKVGVALTDILTGLYASNAILAALAERERSGQGQYIDLALLDVQVACLANQSLNYLTTGQPPRRMGNAHPNIVPYQDFPTADGDFILTVGNDAQFAKFCGVAGHPEWALDGRFASNAARVAHRAELIPLIRQVTVFHTTTQWIADLEQAGVPCGPINNLEQVFADPQVQARGLKIRMEHPLSGELELVANPIRLSRTPVSYRLPPPMLDQHGSEVLREWLVSQ